Within the Cotesia glomerata isolate CgM1 linkage group LG6, MPM_Cglom_v2.3, whole genome shotgun sequence genome, the region taaagaattataacatattattttataacattaaaaataatactatgaataTTTAAGGGGGAACATCActgtgacgatcgaaaaaaagaggtgattttcgggaatttttttgacagggaaaataaaggaatttggggataggatttttttttaatttattaagggtacattaCAGATTATtatcctaaatttttattaaaaaatatttaattattacaaagttattaacaatctcgcagagcactagaaaaaatttccccctccATGGTCGGTTCGATAACTTAAAAAcagatcatctgaaaataaaaatccaaattgttttttaatcagtaaggatgtagttatcgtcgcacgtacggaattttgaaaattttaatttttaaaaaaatggcgactgattgaaaattttctcactattcttactgtttttttttgttttaacctggctgaaaaaatttttaaaataaaaatttttcaaatttcgtacgtgcgacgataactacatccttactgattaaaaagcaatttggatttttattttcagatgatttGTTTTTCAGTTATTGAACCGACCGTGGAGGGAGGAAATTTTCTCCAGTGCTCgacgagattgttaataactttgtaataattaaatattttttaataaaaatttagggtaataatctttaatgtactcttaataaaattaaaaaaaaaaaacccgattcccaaattcctttattttccctgtcaaaaaaattcccgaataTCAActctttttttcgatcgtcacagtggtgttcccccttaatatgttcatttaaaaatgagtaatattcgtatttaattttttaattacattttttatgaatgacaaagtaaattttcaattataaatcaaaaaaactcaattcaaaacgttcaataatttttaactacactaattttcagctataaaacttatttaatgtgcagtaattaatacaaatcacaatGCTGATCACTAGTCTATGAACCAATTAGAAGTTAAAGTGCAGTTAAAATTAAACGGCCCCAGCTTGTTCAAGTTCTGGGTAccggtttgaaaatttggaggtatagttagacgctaaaatttaatataaaaattatagtttatgtctgcaaaaaatatgtattatttagaaaagactattttattaggtggtacaattttttttatttaaaatgatgatataccGTTTTTTTGACTGATTGTTCGGTCTACGGTGTAGTatctttttcatgaaaaaaaaaaatagcatctacCGGTTGTTCTCGACAtgtcaacttttaagttaataaaaatataattgttttgatttataattgaaaaaatttatagatatcaattactgtatcattgaataattataacatgcgcatattacttataataaatatacggaTTTTGTATTACAACAATTCGAAAAGTCTATTCAAGTATTGGTCtcatttttataagtgttcaagtactgggtactttaccttaataaaaatcctatttttttttctaagttcaaaaaaaatttttatttgggagaaaaaaatttttttttccattttttgcACGTTTCATAGAAAAATACGTCGgttcgaaataaaaaattttttatacgcccttatggcatctggaacgcgaaataataattaaaaaaaaaaaacaatattttaaatattcatcaattttttcttcatgacCATTTAGTTTTAAAGACACGAAATTTATCAGTTAAAAACAATCTTACCAATCCAAAGCTCGCGGAATTGATCAAAGAGCTGAAATCCAAACAGCCTACGCTCCTCTTTCTGAAACAACGGACCACATTTGTGGCACTTGCTGCGTGTCTGCTCAGTAGAAAAGCTTCGATAAATACTCTTCAACTTGTCCTCTTCATCATCCACCGAAGGCTTTGCAGTAAACTCTTGAAACGTTTCATAGTAATCTTGCGCCGAGTACCTCGACACCCGGGGATTATCTGAGTCAATGTACTCAGTCACTTGCTGCTGCTGACGATGATGATTATGATTGTTGTTGTCATTGATACCATTAACTTCTTTCTTGACCAGCGAGAGACCTTTACCTTTCCCGGCATTCATGTCAAGGTAAGGCTCCGGCGAGGCGGATCGTTGACCCGCCGATGCCAAGCTTGTTTTTGAGCGCCTCAGAAGATTACTTCTGTAATTCTCCAGCGTATCCGGCAGGTTTATTTCTTTGGACAGCAGCTCAAGGAATTTAACAAGatctgacaaaaaaatataagtaagtAAGTTGAAATCCATaaatataactattgacaataataatagaataaaataaaataaatattatttaccgTTCAGGATAGTAACAAGCTCAGAATCGAAAGCCATATTTTAAGTTTGACGTCAGTAACTTATCTCGTTAAATAATCCACAAATGTCTCATCAGTCTCTAATGTCCATCAGTGTCAACTTGCTTGGTATGAATACATAGTTGTCTTTTAACGACTCATTAAGTGTATCACTTGTATTGCTATCTAGCAAGTATAAGTTTCCTTCCAAAtgcttctaattttttttttatatttatattaaatattaaatatatttattcgtACACAaatatgtattaataaaataacacagGATGCTTCAATCGTCGACAGGATACCGTACGATAAAAAGTTTATCTATAAATGGTCATCTGTGAGCCGGAAGAaactaaagatttttttttttactttgtagcaaaaaattttcaagtattAAAAGACATTATGacaacattttattaataacaaataaaatcgtgtttaattttttttaactgggCATTAAAATAgcattaaaataatctaatagTTTTATTGAAATGAAGAGGCGTAAGACCAACGCCTTCTCAAACTCCTTCGCAGCAATCCATCATCACATTagaaaatatgtatatatatagtcTTCAGTTAGTCTTCTTTCATATAAACTCAGATTATTGAACACCGCCGTAGTAGAGATAGATCATAGTAAGGTAATGTATTATCTGATACGTATTTGAAGTGTAAATAAACCGCGCAGTTATTACGTAAAGCTTCATAATATTATCACTGTGTaaactattgtaatttaatttaacagcATAATACTATATTTACAGAGCGGTGAAGAAAAAACTGTCATATCCGATTCGAAATTGAAGGACTTGCTCAGCGATTTTAGTGACACAATTGGGAAATACTTTGTTTGTTGcaagcaaaaaatttcaagaacaCAGACTGTTGGCACTTAgtaaacaataatataaatgtaCGGATAAAATATTGCGATTGAATAGAAGTTGAAAGGCGCAAGTATGCAGAAGCCTCGTGTTTCGTGTCTGTCGCCTTGGTTTACTGCCGACTCCCGACTCCCGCAAAGACGTAACACGTCTCTGGCATAAGTACATCGACGCTCATCACATACCCGCGATACTTATAATACTATACGGGCAGCATAGCAGCGACATCCAAGATTCCCTCCTCTTAGTCTGGCTGGTAGTATGTTGTGTATATCCACCACCTCCTCCTTCTCCTCCGAGGCCGCTACTCATACTTCATCTCTTGACTCCCTTCGATGTCTAATCCTTTGCTGAGTCACTTACATTTTAATTCGTGTCAACTTCTTACTCTCGGGCTTCTATGTGTTACATGCACGTACTTATGTCCACGCTGTGTACTTCATTTGTGTGGACTTGAGATCACTCGATAGCTAATCATATCATTTAGCGAATCTCATTGTCAATAATTTGATTCAATCATTTtagttattatattaattaattacttgttACTTTACATATCTTACTTTGTAATGATTTCTCTTGAAATTTCTACgactttcataaatttttatttttatttttttacctaaaaagaaatttaattatttattgatatttatttttaaaaactcataaacaattaacttgtctttttttaattaatgaataaaataattttaaaattttagttatctgatcatttttaagttttgtttattaactaCATTAGTACTAaatatgatactaaagttagctaATATCTGAcgatttttaggatttttttcaagaaataaattatttaagaaaaaaaatttctaaaaaattccactAGTAGATGGGTCAAAAAGttgttgtaatttattttaaatgttttctttgcagtaatttatttatttattttacatgtgaaaatttttttttcgatttttttatagtaatttatttatttaaaatctcaaaaattgtcaattggtatttaagaaataaatataaaagtaaaaaaaattttttaaatattttaagtagTTACCTTttagtttgtaaaaaaaaatttttaattcttagattatttatactaatctatatttatttaacgaacattaaatataactatatttaaaatgagtcgattgatttcataaaaagaaatttgtttaaagtctAGCCCCCGcagattattttgaaatttttttctttatgaaAATGACGCCTAACTCAAGATTTAAATCCTCAACGCCGTTacttcaatttaataattctctaaattttgttaattttattatttaggtaataaaaaaataaaatattattttcaactaattataatttctgaaaaaccttttttgtctcactgaattttaaaatataaggtaGCTTCCAAATCCAATTTCAGTAGCTTCTTCTTTTTTAGTCTTCTTGGTTCCAACTATTTGCATGCAAATATTCcgttatttatattcaatgcaagtaaataaaaaaaaaaaaaaaaaaaaaaactagctATTTTGGCATTAGAGACAGGACATTTTTAGACACGCAAAACATCTAgcaaaataatagtaattataaaattttttttacccaagCACTGCATAATGAATTCCTCGTGATAAATGACGCGTTAAATGTCAtggatattaataataaccatTTGTGAGGTGTCAAAATAGTTATCCGTTGTTGTTCCGAACCGAGTGTGTCGTGTAAGAGGTAAACATTtagcttttaataaaaatgaaaactcGTTTTCAGCGTCATGCGATTCTGTCACTTGAGACGGGAGATTCCAACCCGCATTTCATTTCTTCTATCgatctttcttaaaaaaaaattactcataatACAAGAGAATCAAGATACGAATAAATGATATTTACTtacaatatattatatattataatttataattataacaaaaaaagtaCATTTACACTTATATATTACAGACAGGTCCAAATAAATCAATGAAGATCATAATCATCATGAGGGAAGACAATCTGCTGGACTCTCGGCGCGTAAAGAACCCTCTTGGTCCAAGGATCAGTATGAAAGATCCTGAATTTACAGGGCTCGCATCTTGCAGCGTGGATCAGGAAAGTCGCAGATTGCTCCCACCACCTTCTGACATCTTGGCGTCTGGTCTCCCGTACTTGGAAGCTGATAAAACGCTCGTCGCGTGCTACCCGCTCGCTGTATCGCGGACAGGACAATCTAACACTGGAGACAGAGAAACTCTCGCATGATTCATTGTCGATAGATTGCCTGGAATGCCTAGAAGTTCTGCGACTTCCAACTTTCAGCATCGAGGAATGAGTTGGCGCAGTAATGCGATCTAATCTCActattttcttctttccttTCCCCTTTCCCTTCTTGAGCTTTTTAATCACGGTTGGCATGGTGGGTGTCGGAGACGTCGGTGAAGTTTCTTCCCTAGACTGCTGCTCCGACACCGGGGATTTGGAAGCCTGGGGATTCCCGAAAAGACCTTTTGACTCGGCAACTTTGATCATGAACAACGAGTTGAATTGCATCATTTCTTTCCGCCGAACTACCGCCAGATAACATCCGTCTTCAGCAAGCGGATTGTCGATTACTTCCTTTTGTTCATTATTGTGATGCCCGTACAGCTCGAAAATATTCCCTATCTCGAATAAATCACTGTCAGGCACTTGAACTTGCGGCACTGGAGAGCTTGAGATTTCTTCTTCGTCATCTTCGTCGCCAGAGCTCTTAGTACGGGACTCTTGAAGCAACGGTCGTTTTCCAGATCTCGAGGATCTTCCACCACTCTTAGGGCTAGAGTCTTTAGTGGGAGTTCTTTTACGAGGCTAAAGAAATTCAAACGTtgacaaattaaaataaatacgcTTCAAGAacttattttgttataaaatcaattttgcaCGACTTATAATGCGAAGCGTCTCTATTAAGAGTGTTTTAcagtcgaaaaaatttttttcgcgtCTTCTTTgcaactattattttttttatatttttattagttcacgcaatcaaaacaatttgtatattattgtacactgataaaaaaaataacttaattcaagaaaaaaacttttgaaccaagaatatcattttgaagagtttaatcATCTGGGGTTACATGGGTTTCCTCGTGAAAAAATAgcctattttcaacaatttttaacttcccgctaagaaaatcgaagattttaaaaaatcgggaagttattgttgtcaccccattttacgaaaatcgagttttcatcgaatctcgacgtttcgaggtcctaagaagcttccctgactattcccgcgatggtgtctgtatgtctgtatgtatgtaggtgtatatatatatatatatatatatatatatatatatatatatgagtgtgtgtgtgtgtgtgtgtgtgtgtgtgtgtgtgtgtgtgtgtgtgtgtgtgtaaacctctcataacttttgaacgtcttgaccgatttgatcgcggttggtgctattcgaaagggcttgactgaacttagattttgaatatactttggaacgattcggaccggtagattttgagaaattgcaaaaaaagtacaaaaaaaaatttttcaaatggggtttttttggaataacttttaaacggctttaccgatcaattccaaaaactaatcagctcttaacataaaaaaaccacgtcgatcgccgccagtccggtcaaaatcggttgattcgttcgtgagttatcgttgacgaaagaaaaccgaaaagtgttttttcggaattactccgaaatttcttgtttgatcaattcaaacttgaagattcttcatgaagcttaaaaaactgcgtcgaatgccaccaaccgcgtgaaaatcggttcattcattcaaaagttattgcgatttgaaaattcaaaaaatagtgttttatgaaacttctatcaaacttttgagctcaaaagcatacaaaagctatttttttgagctcggagagctcaaaataacacacaaaatgtatttatgagctcgaagagctcaaaaacgtcataagtgcaatttcaagcgtttaggattagcgggaagttgcagggatggccttcagggtcaaccgttttcctaatttttttttaatataaaaaatgatatattctattcaaactttttactgttttaaagATGTTTAATAAGAgattactgaaattaaaaaaaaaattattaaaaacccTGCCATTGTGACGTCATTTCCAACGAGCCCTCGGAAAAAAGATGCGTCCGCTTTGACAGCAGAACTCCTAGCAGGATtattttaagtgaaaaaaaatatgtgtttTAGTTAAAACTTCAAACTAGGACTTGGacgaaggaaaaaaaaataaaaattagatttttggcagaggtttttacaaaaaaatgaaaaatttggcTAATATTTTccggcatttttttttaaatagttataattgagaaaaaaaaatccttggtTTCAGACCTTGTAAATCGTATCTCGAAGACCtgtctaaaattttatcaagatcggttcagtagttctCGAGAAATTTTGACAACcgtctttaaaaatatagttttgagaaaaacgcgtttaaagttttgattgaaaatacAACAGCGTCTTGTGCGCGcaactttttaaaactataTTTCTGAAACTATTATTCGGATCGATTTGAAACTTTAGGACAATATTCTATCGATGTTGTAGAATTGAAtaagacattaaaaaaaaatcgatctTTTGAAACTGAAACCTATGTAACCCCTTAAGCCAAGTAAGACATTTCTcgaatcaattaaattaacttgaaCGAGGAGCAATtttatagatgaaaaattttttcacttgatttaagatgatcaaactctttaaaattttcaattttttaaacgttGTTTATTTTCAGGAGAGAATAAAGCGTGCCTTCAAAGTGAAAACAAAGCTTTGAAAGTAGAAAACTCATACCAAGTGTTCACGAGTGTGCTTGTCAACGGCCATCTTGTTTGCATACTGAACAACCTGCTGAAGCATCTCAACGGTCTCTGAAGGCAAAGTACTGTGTGCTTCATATATGAGTAGCTGAACGTTGGGCCTGGTGAGTATGTACTTCAAGCAAGTCATTTGCTCAGCTAATAGTTTACGCGGTCGTTCTAATTGCGCTTGGTCGTCGACGTTAGTCAGCGACTCGAGCAGATCCGTGTCACCTCCTCGTGCAACTATTAGGTCGACTATGTTTGTTAAGCCCGTGTAAGAGCATGGAGGAGTTGCTAACACTACTGTTGCACGCTCCAGTTCTGCGAACCCCGGGGCTGTTTTGTAACtgccaaataaatattataattacactCTTGTTATTTCAGatggaaaaattaacataCCTTTCAGAAAATATTCTACATTGCTTTTCATTGATCCCGAGATTTGCTAAATAAGCTTCGTATTCAGCACGTCTTGATTCTGCGCCAAATGCTAGAAGTCTTCCAGCGTCCTCGATGTCAATTAATAGACCAGCCAAGTACCCAGTATGCCGAGGGGCTATTAGATGTGTCAGGATTATTGGACCGCAGAGATGAGACACACGAATTGTCTTTGCCAATGATGCTGCTCCGAAACACAATGAACGTTCCTGTAGTGATTATATGAGtcaattgttatattttcataattttatttataggatACTAAAAATAGCTGATGTTTGAgcctttttttagtttcaatgAATCGATTataggataaaaataaaaaattaagatttaatACATGTCGtcatgagtaattttttaatttcttccattaatttaatattaattataagcaCTTGTAAAAACgcattgtttaaattaatttaaattaaatttatatttaattaaattttaaggatGTAGTCTAGTTGATCACTTtcgaaaattcgatttttttttgtacatttttCGAACGTATATGTGTctaaaaattcccgaaaatatattaaatgtttCGAGCGAAGGCTCGTAGATTAAATTTTGGTaagatttttcatgattttttatttaaagatccttttgaaattttaaccaTATATTCTGCACATTAATACTAACAAAATAAACTACCATCatgttaaaatattgatttttactattttttttttgttttcatataacaacaaaaaaacaataaaaaaaattttttaagttaaatctaatcattataataaatatctatacTTAGTTAAGCTAAACCTTGTATAAATCCGATTGTAAAAAGGCTGATTCAAATTGTAACATAAAATCGCCATATATAATCTGTGTCtaaatatgataaataaataaataaataaattttaaaaattacgacACGAGAAACAAAttatcttaattcaagaaaaaaaattcttaatcatgtaaaatttactcaaatcaaaaaaaatttctcagttcaagaatttttctatttaaactAAGACCATAaagttctttaaaataatttttttggttcaagaatttatatcttgaatcaagtaaattttttttagtgtatgaatctgttaaatttttaatttaaaattatacaattttattaacttcatctatttttctaagaaacataagtaaaaattgaagaaagtattaataatatcaatacttacaagaaaaataaaacgatATTCCCGAACTAACGTAGACCTAGCCAATTGTTCGCGAATTTTTTCATGAAGAATCACAACTTTCGGACAAATGGGATCGAATGCATAATTATTCTCTTTAAGCCTTCGCCAGTTGGCCGATAATTTAAACCCCATTTTGGTCATTTCAGCCATGAACTCTGCTTTAGTTGGAAGTTTAATTGTGTTGACCCATCCTGAAGCCGATGCTTCGTCATCCGTCCAGCAAATTCCTTCATTTCTTAAGTGCGCAGgtaataatttatctaaaacCTTTCACTTGATATGAAATTACctctatttaaatttttatcaattattaatttaaattcttccAGACAAACCTAAAGTAAGAGCCGAGCCACCGATCCTCAATCTAGAAACACCAGCAGCAATCTTGATCTTATTTTTCAGCAAAGCTTCTTCAATATCCATCAACCCCGCAGCTTTGAATAGTTCCTGTCTCATTTCCGTGAGAGCAATCTGTGGTGGAGAGATGAATTTACGGCCTTGCATATCGAACAAAAGCAGCCAGATAATCCGTTCtcgttttttgagctctctgttATTGATCCAGAAGCCCACATCCTCGAGTACTTGGTTGAGAATCTGTTTatctaaatatttcatttacttTTACCaggtaaattaatattttcatattaaaataACTCCCGGGTAAAAAAGTTACGGTGATCTGCCGGAAATCCTGAggaattcatattttgacacaaatctAAATTCTAGAAGAATTCCCCATGAATTTCGGAAAAAATTGTgagtgataattttatttaacactgCAGTAacaattggaaaaaaaataaatatgaatatgacatttttgatttactAGAAACTATTTCCTGTGCAGAATTTCAGTTGGATTTTGGTAGATAGGGCTCGGTATCAATTTCTATATGGAATAACGAATTATAGTTCattctataatttataaatgattcTTGGAGAACTCCGAAGGAATTTCGGAGcagacttttaaaattttttcagaattcgAGAGtgggttattttttttttgttgtcggattattaatatttttcatgggAATTCGGAAGAATTACGGAGAAGATTCTACGGACTTTcgcacactgatagaaggatttctaagtatttaagaagatttctttgtatttaagaaatcatttcttaaacatcatttcttagtatttaaaaaatatttcttagtatttaagaaatatttcttaaatattaagaaacactataaatactaagaaatattttttaaatactaagaaatgatgtttaagaaatgatttcttaaatacaacgaaatcttcttaaatgctaagaaatccttttatcagtgtaaaaatttCTGTGGTTTTCAGGCTTGAGGTAAGCAGAGTAAATGTCCTATCgattttattcagaaattaatggaaattcacacatttttattgatcGATTTGAAAAAATGGGAAACAATTTCGTCCATTCAGTATCAATTACGATAACTTAAGGGAATCCCGAGGAATTCTAGAGGAAATTTTGAggatttttaatagaatttttgcTGATTTCAAGCTAGAAATAGATGAAATGAAATCCCTATCAATTATagacagtttttttttccgaTTGTCActgaagtttttaataaaattagcactTACGATTTAATCCGGAATTCATCGGGGATTCTTCTGAAATTCAGATTTGTGTTAAAATATGAACTCCTCAGGATTTCCGGCAGATTAACGGAGGAATTCCGCAACTTTTTTATACGGGAATcccaataaaatatatatttacagcGTAAAACGTCGTAAACTAGACCAAACACTCGACGCATTTCGGCTTCATCATTATAAGATGTCTGCTGTGGCAGCGATTCCCCTTGCAGAACTTTTGCTGCATGCAAAATATCGTTCAATCTCCATCCAGGCTCCATGTAAGCTTCCGTCATGGAACCTTCCGGGCTCTCTAGGCGTCGCAACATTTGCTGGCGTTTGgctaaattttcattcaaaatatCTGGAGAATTTCTAATCAAGTCTTCCGGGTTCTCAGCAATCGGTTCCCATTCCCAAAAGACTTCATCTTGCAGCACTGGACTTTTCACTTCTACATCTATATCTTCATCCGAAATTCTACTCAGTAAATTAACTAATCaattaatcaatcaattaagtaattaaacttcaaactaataaaaaagtaattacttTTTGTCAAAAGCAGAATCAACTTCACGCTGAAGATCAACAAGTCTATAATAAACTTGGTAACGCCACTCTTCATTACTCGGCAGCACCAATTCATCAAGCTCACTTACACGATCTTCTTCTTCAGTGTGTTCAATAGATTC harbors:
- the LOC123268058 gene encoding uncharacterized protein LOC123268058, with product MGVDKSEEEEEEEEDESKEGRRISLFGVYSKVFKVMLSNWKESIEHTEEEDRVSELDELVLPSNEEWRYQVYYRLVDLQREVDSAFDKKISDEDIDVEVKSPVLQDEVFWEWEPIAENPEDLIRNSPDILNENLAKRQQMLRRLESPEGSMTEAYMEPGWRLNDILHAAKVLQGESLPQQTSYNDEAEMRRVFGLVYDVLRYKQILNQVLEDVGFWINNRELKKRERIIWLLLFDMQGRKFISPPQIALTEMRQELFKAAGLMDIEEALLKNKIKIAAGVSRLRIGGSALTLDKLLPAHLRNEGICWTDDEASASGWVNTIKLPTKAEFMAEMTKMGFKLSANWRRLKENNYAFDPICPKVVILHEKIREQLARSTLVREYRFIFLERSLCFGAASLAKTIRVSHLCGPIILTHLIAPRHTGYLAGLLIDIEDAGRLLAFGAESRRAEYEAYLANLGINEKQCRIFSESYKTAPGFAELERATVVLATPPCSYTGLTNIVDLIVARGGDTDLLESLTNVDDQAQLERPRKLLAEQMTCLKYILTRPNVQLLIYEAHSTLPSETVEMLQQVVQYANKMAVDKHTREHLPRKRTPTKDSSPKSGGRSSRSGKRPLLQESRTKSSGDEDDEEEISSSPVPQVQVPDSDLFEIGNIFELYGHHNNEQKEVIDNPLAEDGCYLAVVRRKEMMQFNSLFMIKVAESKGLFGNPQASKSPVSEQQSREETSPTSPTPTMPTVIKKLKKGKGKGKKKIVRLDRITAPTHSSMLKVGSRRTSRHSRQSIDNESCESFSVSSVRLSCPRYSERVARDERFISFQVRETRRQDVRRWWEQSATFLIHAARCEPCKFRIFHTDPWTKRVLYAPRVQQIVFPHDDYDLHYMAFDSELVTILNDLVKFLELLSKEINLPDTLENYRSNLLRRSKTSLASAGQRSASPEPYLDMNAGKGKGLSLVKKEVNGINDNNNHNHHRQQQQVTEYIDSDNPRVSRYSAQDYYETFQEFTAKPSVDDEEDKLKSIYRSFSTEQTRSKCHKCGPLFQKEERRLFGFQLFDQFRELWIGLVGTHLLLYATKNDKQPSDVISIRGYSARAATDYIKDFERSKSAFEIFCPGDRTYQFIARTPKEMEQWIAVICRAGLKKESETDNVDSQLWPEEEYQDVGAEAKENEGFEEVELRKKETIAGVNGDANPPPLPARIPRRLPSLPHEDKNKSVDFTEEAYYEDDIYQMVEEFKQPTMYQNVDKVKIAKDKVKLPVMETYDDIVGKKEQKVKRESKNLKDTYDDIHSQVKEERSSVMYDDVEAVDNKNAKESPKKKSFLNRVRYKKDSKKEESKKKKVKNLPKEVHSSVKEIKPDDQDTKPDIKDAKPDNHDIRADRQENNQLLELPTYDDVSDLASEFNKNTLDNNNMAEYNCPPAPRPIYAKPPTIPTPVKFAEEPEEFYDDIGSLRNVIEEKFQNNNEIVAHNESSLCVKDEQSRVKNLSQSELRSTTNAVDDELEHYQVPRSQEPIDSGQLDVTAATTTFTNVTDVKEELYDDIAILADFRARSRDSGCSSSSSDKTVNNVTKAWNRFASGRKPKVPNELTAAEKNTRRSSSQEFIDTCLDSHEDEGFKLNKFQKLINKMESSLNKTTKPISSIIHKSHDEN